The Triticum aestivum cultivar Chinese Spring chromosome 3A, IWGSC CS RefSeq v2.1, whole genome shotgun sequence genome includes a region encoding these proteins:
- the LOC123060424 gene encoding PSME3-interacting protein isoform X1, which produces MSWEETSSSSKAAAPPAIRLVSFVSEEQLDEAKRSRGERVEDGTAQRDKPLFQILQENKDKKDAEFNERFKHRPPKALDEDETEFLDKLALSRREYDQQVANEEAEQLRSFHEAVAAQSTIAHELGEMPTVSMPEESKPKPPPKRSQPEFLRNITVSVKPRAKKAKSDLECKPAPKELVPSNGHDTNREPQGDTKSSVLGSLAAYGDEDDESGDEQ; this is translated from the exons ATGAGTTGGGAGGAGACGTCGTCGAGCTCCAAGGCGGCTGCTCCGCCGGCCATCCGCCTCGTCAGCTTCGTCTCCGAGGAGCAG CTCGACGAGGCGAAGCGGTCGAGAGGGGAGCGGGTGGAAGACGGCACCGCCCAGCGCGACAAGCCCCTCTTCCag ATCCTGCAGGAGAACAAGGATAAGAAGGATGCCGAGTTCAATGAGCGCTTCAAGCACA GACCCCCAAAGGCTTTGGATGAGGACGAGACAGAGTTTCTTGACAAATTGGCTTTG TCAAGGAGAGAATATGACCAGCAGGTGGCCAATGAAGAAGCTGAACAACTCCGTAGTTTCCAC GAGGCCGTAGCTGCCCAGTCCACTATTGCTCATGAACTTGGTGAGATGCCTACAGTCTCTATGCCTGAG GAAAGCAAGCCTAAGCCACCTCCGAAGAGGAGCCAGCCTGAGTTCCTGAGAAATATTACAGTTTCCGTGAAGCCACGAGCCAAGAAGGCAAAATCTGACTTGGAATGTAAGCCCGCTCCCAAGGAGTTGGTGCCTTCGAATGGGCATGATACAAACCGTGAGCCACAAGGTGACACCAAGAGCAGCGTGCTTGGCTCTCTGGCTGCATACGGCGACGAGGACGATGAAAGTGGCGATGAACAATGA
- the LOC123060424 gene encoding PSME3-interacting protein isoform X2 has product MSWEETSSSSKAAAPPAIRLVSFVSEEQLDEAKRSRGERVEDGTAQRDKPLFQILQENKDKKDAEFNERFKHRPPKALDEDETEFLDKLALSRREYDQQVANEEAEQLRSFHESKPKPPPKRSQPEFLRNITVSVKPRAKKAKSDLECKPAPKELVPSNGHDTNREPQGDTKSSVLGSLAAYGDEDDESGDEQ; this is encoded by the exons ATGAGTTGGGAGGAGACGTCGTCGAGCTCCAAGGCGGCTGCTCCGCCGGCCATCCGCCTCGTCAGCTTCGTCTCCGAGGAGCAG CTCGACGAGGCGAAGCGGTCGAGAGGGGAGCGGGTGGAAGACGGCACCGCCCAGCGCGACAAGCCCCTCTTCCag ATCCTGCAGGAGAACAAGGATAAGAAGGATGCCGAGTTCAATGAGCGCTTCAAGCACA GACCCCCAAAGGCTTTGGATGAGGACGAGACAGAGTTTCTTGACAAATTGGCTTTG TCAAGGAGAGAATATGACCAGCAGGTGGCCAATGAAGAAGCTGAACAACTCCGTAGTTTCCAC GAAAGCAAGCCTAAGCCACCTCCGAAGAGGAGCCAGCCTGAGTTCCTGAGAAATATTACAGTTTCCGTGAAGCCACGAGCCAAGAAGGCAAAATCTGACTTGGAATGTAAGCCCGCTCCCAAGGAGTTGGTGCCTTCGAATGGGCATGATACAAACCGTGAGCCACAAGGTGACACCAAGAGCAGCGTGCTTGGCTCTCTGGCTGCATACGGCGACGAGGACGATGAAAGTGGCGATGAACAATGA